A genomic stretch from Phycisphaerae bacterium includes:
- a CDS encoding ParA family protein — MTNSNQKSVAIAVGNQKGGVGKTTNTVHIAAALGQQGFHCLIMDLDPAAGATKHLGIPVNSFAGTLELLTTDETVDTLAIAENMPQNVHLVPSRPQLSEIDNLVSKYVDRTRILERPIEQARAKYDFIFLDTGPSAAFTTTVAAYSTAEWFLLSAFPHPLSLGGLTEAFNDIADVRKHRNPGLEVLGVVFTNVDRRATKLRAQLEDVVNEALPGRRFDTSISQAVILPDASGRGKTLFQFPKFENIPVAQQYLRLSIEVEHRVRHREEFLQGILGAPPFAAFGMPDSEAEQVAPALAANE; from the coding sequence ATGACGAATTCAAATCAAAAGAGCGTGGCGATCGCCGTTGGAAACCAGAAGGGCGGTGTAGGGAAGACCACCAACACCGTTCACATTGCCGCGGCGCTTGGACAACAGGGGTTTCACTGCCTGATCATGGACCTCGATCCTGCGGCAGGAGCGACGAAGCACTTGGGTATTCCCGTCAATAGTTTCGCAGGGACTCTGGAGCTTCTCACCACCGATGAAACGGTGGACACTCTCGCCATTGCCGAAAACATGCCGCAAAACGTGCACCTTGTTCCCTCGCGACCGCAGCTTAGCGAAATCGACAACCTCGTTTCCAAGTACGTGGACCGCACCCGGATTCTCGAACGTCCCATCGAGCAGGCGAGGGCGAAGTACGATTTCATTTTCCTCGATACAGGACCATCGGCCGCCTTCACCACCACCGTCGCGGCCTACTCGACCGCCGAATGGTTCTTGCTATCGGCCTTCCCGCATCCGCTTTCACTAGGCGGCTTGACCGAGGCCTTCAACGACATCGCCGACGTTCGCAAGCATCGCAACCCCGGCCTGGAGGTTCTGGGGGTTGTGTTTACGAATGTCGATCGGCGGGCCACGAAACTTCGCGCTCAACTGGAGGACGTGGTGAACGAAGCACTCCCCGGCCGGCGCTTCGACACATCGATCTCGCAGGCCGTGATCCTTCCCGATGCCTCGGGCCGCGGAAAGACACTCTTTCAGTTTCCCAAGTTCGAGAACATTCCCGTCGCTCAGCAATATCTGCGGCTCTCGATAGAGGTCGAACACCGCGTGCGACATCGGGAGGAGTTTCTGCAGGGCATATTGGGGGCTCCGCCCTTTGCCGCTTTCGGCATGCCCGACAGCGAGGCCGAGCAAGTCGCACCGGCATTGGCAGCCAACGAATAG